The Zea mays cultivar B73 chromosome 7, Zm-B73-REFERENCE-NAM-5.0, whole genome shotgun sequence DNA segment TCTATACTCAGCTACTGTATCAACGTCTCTCTTTTTTTCTTCCCCCTCCCACGTCCAGTCCAGCACGCAGAATCCACAGAATGGAAAACAAAAACATACACATGTTACTGAAGCAGACTATCAGGTGTTATTTATGCATATATCTGTAGCGATATCATATCACAGCTGTTCATATTATGGTAAGCGTCTCCAAAATGGTACAGCGGCAAAGACAGAACACAGGCGATGCCAAGCACACTCACCACCAACCATCAGGTAACGGCCGAGATCGAGCCCGGTGTTGCGAGGCGGCAGGAGTACTCACtatatacaaaaaagaaaaagaaaaaaaaagaaaagaacaaCGCATCTCATATGTCAAAACACTATGCACAAACACACCACTCTCCTGCAATCCAAGCTCATCTCATCTGTGCCATCGACGATCTTATTCTCAGACAACCTCTTCTACTGGCTCCATACACCTACAAGCTTTTTTGTTATAATAATACCTGCTGACTGCTGCACCTGCACGACACCAGAGCTAAAACGGAGGTATACATCCATTTTTTTTACCTTGGTGGTGGCTTCTCCTCTACACCTTCAAAACTGGCAAGACGTGCCCAGCCTCGGCATCGGGCGCTGGCCGACGCCGGCGCTGTGCTTCCGGGTGCGGAGGGCGCTCGGGAGCAGCTCCTGGAACTTCTCGAGGAACGCGCTCCACTCCTTGCGGCTCATGTCCGACAGCTTCACGAAACTCGCGCTGGGCGGGAGCAGCTCGTTGGCGCTCCGGCTCCCGGACTGATGCTCGCTGGCTTTGCCACTGTAGTTAGTTCTACCTGTCACCTTACCCTTGGGGACGCCACCTGTACGGTAGGGTTTCGATTTCCCGATGAAGCCAAGCCCCTTCATGGACGACGACAGCTTGGAGATGGGAGGAACCTTCTGGGGCAATGCACCACTGGTCAGGACGTCACCGTGCTCGCCCTCCTCTTCCGACAAGTCTCCGTCTTCCTCGTCACACTCGTCCAGCTTGGATAGTGGATTCCTGGAACTTGTCTTCACGCTGCCAAACTTGCAGAAAGCTGGCGGTTCGAAGGCGTCGCTGTCGAGAGGGAACTGGGTGAAGTCATCATCGCCGTCTTCAACTCCGGCTTCGTCGGGAAGAAATAACTCTCTTTCCTCGACCCACTTCCTCGTCTCCATGCAGAGAAGCTCGAGCTGGCTTGGTTCCTCTTCCTTTGCTGTGAACTGCCTGCTCATCATGTCTCCTATCTCAGACAGGCAGAGGCCGAACGCTGCAGCTTCCTTGAGAAACACTGTCGACAGCACCAGCACCCTGAGACACGCCTCCCGTATCATAGGTAGCTCCACGCGTAGCATCTCTGCGTCCTTTATAGGGTCAAGTTTTGCAATGTATTCGAGCTCCTCGACGGAGAAGGGAACAGACGACTGCGGCCAGTGGATCCACTCGAAGTAGGGGTCTTCTAGGCATTCTGGAAGACAAAGACCGTGGTCAATAGGAATGAGTTCTGTCTGCTCTCCGAAATTGTCAGCCCCAGGACCAACCTTCTTGATCAGAAGATTTCCAGCATGCCTGTCAGTGTTGAAGATCCTAATGTCAAGTATTCCGATCCTATGCACCGCAGATACAGGGAAGCTTGAGGTCCCATGGTCACTGGCATCAAAATCATGAGGAATGAACTCCTGCAGTGATGCAATCTTGCTCACAGACTCTGATTTGTTGCAGAATACTTTGCTTTTGCAGCCAACACAGTCATTCACGTTGAAGATGGTGTGTGTTATCTTGACCAGCATGGTGGGAGGAACATTTGCAAAGTGATCATAGTCGAGGAGGTACGCAGCAACCTCCCTGAAGCCTGTCTCACCAACTCGTACAGATCTTTTCAGGCCTGGCTGCCCCAGAGCCTTCCCAACAAAACCTTTTGGGTTGTTTGGGGCAAATGGTTCCTCGTCAGTTGGCTTCACGATTGCAACACGCTCTCCCCAAATGTTCTTGAAGTAGTAGGCACCACCCATCCCACTGTTAATAGCAACTGGGTCGACACCATTCATTATGGCCTTAATGACATCCTTCGCAATCTGCTTCATCCGAGATGAAGGGCTTGAACAGCCAAGTATTTCAATGGGTCCACTCCGGTCTCTTTGCCAAACATCCTGGCCAGTAGGGGAGAGGCAAGGTGTGGAATTGCTTCGGTGAATCTGATTCCTTTTGAGAAGCAACGGTGAGTCATTGCGAATGCTGCTAAGATCATCATTCAGAACCAGGTCACCAAAGGTCAATGAACTCTCATCAGTGGGCACATTGAGAGCTATCTGCAGCTTCTTTTTCACAGTTTGCACATTTTCTCCTCTCTCCAGCTCAATGCCAAGGACAGAACCATTGTCAGTTTGCACAAAGACTCTCTTCCAGCTCAGTTGCCTCCCCTCAGTTCTGCTGCCTCCAGGATATTCACTGCTGAAGCTCCGGTCCAGGACTGCCACAGCCATCTGTGTCTGAACAGGACAGTCCAAATCCCTGGACATAGAAGAGCTGAAAGGAGCTGCCTAGTGCCTATATCTACAAACTTCTCGTGTACTCCGCCAGAGAGGGAAGAAAGAACACAGCAAGCTGAAGACAAACTTTTGCAACTTGCAGTCAGCAGTCTTTGGAGAAGAGAAGATGTTTTCACCACCTCTGCATCAACTGAAGCTCGATATCACAGGACCATTTtgattgatatatatatatatactgggaGAAGGAAAAATATAAATGAATACTATATAACACAAAATGAACGTTCATGCAATGATAAATGTAAGATTCTAGACAAATCTAGGAAATACAAAAAAATATGGAGCGATTACAGATGTCTGGTACAAATGGATTAGCTAGCAGCCTAGCATGTAACAGAACCTATCAAGTTGCTTCCATAAACACAATATTCTTTGGATCTTTTCTTTGTTCATTCCATTGCAAAGGACTAAGTTACAGTCCTTTGCCAGAGTGAGGTAGCATGGTTTCACAAGTCTATCCCCGATAAGGCAATAAACCTATTAACAACTGTTGACCAGAATAAGTAGAAGATCATATTTGAGTGTTGCAAGCTTCTGACTACATTTCAAAACCACTGGTGATAAGACCATTATAACTAGAAATGTCACTAAAGCTTAGATCTCAATCTCGGACAGAGAGTAGAATCAATCGAGCAGGATTTATAACAACACACGTGTAAGCATACACGTGTATTATTCTCACTAAAATGTAAAAAAAAATAGCTTCTCTTAAGGAAAAACAACCATTTCCGCTTGTTTTGGTACAAGGTGACCAAATCTCATCAGAATCACATAGGTTTGTAATACAATCCAGTGATTGGGATCAGTGCGGATTTTGCATGCGACCAGAAATATTTAGGATTAGTTAGGCAGATTTTGCATGCGACCAGAAATGAAGTAGGATTAATTGACGGTGACAAGCTAAACAAAAACAAGGACTCCAAAGTTCAACTGATTTAAGTCCACAGAATGCTAGGAACAAATCCAACCCCCCacagatttttttttaaaaaaaatgtttTCCCTTCGCTGACCAGATCGAATTGTTCAAATAGCTCACACGGTTTCACACAAGTGAGAAACACTCCACGAGTAATCCTACACCTACAGGTTTGATAAGAAACTAGTATTGTGTGCGCGTTCGTGGACAGCATGGATGTTTCCTTGACTTCGACGCTGCATCTGTCATCGGTCGACGACTACACATTGGTACTTCCAGACGATGTGGCCGCGTGATGTGGGACTGTGGACGGCGGTGACACTGGGGACCAGACCCCTGTGGCCACCAGCATGGAGAGGACGAGCCCTATGGCCAATAGATTCGTAATGACAGTGGCATGTCAGTGTCGCATTTGGTGGGCACACCTCAGGTTGGTTGTAGCACGAAGTGTGTTATCTTGCAATTGCGAATAGCGAGCACTCTCTTCGCTGTAGTGTGCTCCGCCGTTGTAAGCAACATAAATTTACGGATGCCGGTAGTTCTAGAAGAGGGCAAGGTCATCGTGTTCGGGCTCATGGATCCAGAAACCGTCATGAAGAAGCTCCACAAGGCTAGGAAGCCGGTGTGGCTGTGTGGCGAGAAGCATGGATTGGGCGTTCAGCTCCAGAAGCTGCAGCTTGGCGgcacatgcggggagaagggccagcAGCAAGCCGAGGGTACCCAGGGCAAGGGTTAGGACCAGCAACATCAGCACAAGGATGGCAGCGACAAAGGCCAAGGCCAAGGCCAAGGCCAGCAGTGAAACTAAGGGTGGAGCGGGTGGTCGTGGCGTGGAAGGTGTGGCATTGTAGTTTTGCTCTAGCAAGTAATTACTGCAAACAGCCTCTCCACTCTGCTAGTACATCTACGAATCTTAATTCACTCTTGCTAAATCTGAACTACACAAAACCAGGACATTGAGGACTCCTGATAAATCAATTTGACATTAACCGAGCAATCAAGAACATGAATTACTGCTCATACCCGCTAGCATCTGTTCAGTTACTGAGCTAATCTCTAGAATATAAGGATTTGCAAAAGATACGCCTAATTATTCTTAGATGCAATTTAATAATGACTACAGCAAGAATGGAACCATATCTTAAGAAAAGTTGTATCAAGAATCTGTGAACTTTTACATTCCACATGGGCTATGTTATTCCTTTTTATGATGCCGTTGCATGAAGTGAAAGGTTAAGACTATAATTACTAATGACATTGGGCTACTCCATAGTTTCAATCAACCTAAGTCAGTTTTAAAAGAGAATGCAAGGAGTCCTTGCAGTCAATAGAGCGGCATGGATGTACGTAATGCAAATTGGAAGCATTAGAAGATAATTGATTCTCAAGGGGAATAATTTGGGTAGTGGAATCAAAATGTGATCAAGGATAAGATATATGGATGGATAAAAGAGAATGACAGCTTATGCCCTTACTATTGTTTTTTTTCCTTGGAATGCAATTATATGTAGCAGCTCCCTTATTCAATTGAGAAGAAGACAATGAGTGTTGTTCATAGTCTCTACAGTCTGTAGACATAAACAATTTCAGTGTAGATGATTCTACATGTGTGTAGTAAGATAGCAACAAAGAAAAAATTCTAACAATTGAAATTGTAAGATTACTAACTACAGATCAATGGATATGCTAATTTGGAGAAATAAGTGTTGCAGATATAGGACGTTTGTGCAACTATCGTGGTAGGACAAAAGTGGGATGCGTCACCTTGATGGTTGACAAAGATTAGAGTTTTGCCTATCCGTTGGATTAGCGGAGATGAAGTCACCTGCATAAAGTGTTATTTTTTAGTGTTAGAAGAGGTGGAATTATGAATTATAAATTATTATAAATGTAAACCCAAAAAACCATTCCTGTTGTGGGTATTCCATCGAATAGGTTGAGTGCATCTCTGAAAAACATTATTTCAATTGATTTTACCCAGTTTTAGCATTATTGTTGAACTCAACACAGAGATGTTCTTTcctaaaaagaagaagaaaatcaagaacaCAAATGAAGTAGCACTAAGTCGAACCGCTAAGGCGGCTGTGGCGCCGAGGAGGCGGAGCAGGGTGCAACCTCCGGCGCCGTGTCACTTCTCCATCATCCCCTCTTCTTGGTCGCTCTCACTCCGAGTCTGAGTGTGCCGAGCCGAGCACAGCAATAGCGGCAGATGCGGGGACTGTGGAGTTTGGACTGTGGGAGTGACCACGCGTCCGCGCACCCAGCGGCGGTGTGCGTGAAATGGCGGTGGTGCGGACTGCGGAAGCGAATGCCTGGAGATCGTTGTCAGGGGCTAGGGAGGGAGCGGTGGCATCCAGTGACCGGACCTGGCCCTTTTTCTCTCGTTCGCGGTGGTGCGGAAATTTAGCGAGCCCGGAGTAGCACCGCCCGCTGCGGCTCCCGTCGAACGACATTCATCACAGGCCGAGGAGCTGGCGCGGGGACTCACCGGCGGGACGGATCCGGGCGCTCGCGGGCAGAGAACGGCCACAGCGCCGCCTCCCCCCTCCTGCGGCGGCGTAGATCCGACGTCCGGGCGCGTCGCCGGCGCAGATCCGGCGGGCGGGCGGTGCGCCGTACGCGTCCCACGGTGGCGCGATTCCCTGTGCCTTTGTGTGATTTGTCCTTTTTCCCTCCGGGCTTAACTCGTCGTGGGTCCGAGAGTCGGGTTATTGTGATAACCGCGGTTAACGAGACCCCTCCCCGCCACCTTATAGGCTCACGGTCTTGCGCTCGGGCCCTTGCAGATGCTTGTATTTCCTGAAACGGTGCTTCTGTCTCCGGGATGGAAATCATATAATGTACAATTTATTTAAAGATGCATAGGTATCATTATGTGTTTACCACCCTGTTTATAGTATGCTTTTGTGTTTTGTAGTTGTTATGTCTCCAAACTCTCTTGGGTTTTTACTTACCGTGCGGAAATAGTTTAAGTTTGGTATCAAATTAGTGGAATTTTAAAGTTGCTTATGTCACATCAAATAATTTACTAATAGATACTACAAATGTGTATATGGACATCTCATCTAATGCTTGGTGATTTATTTTTTTTCCAGACACGACCATGTCATGAGGGCTAGGAGTATCTAGTCCTCGAAGTCATATTTAAAGGATGGCAAACGGTCATACTTTCAGGAGGCGATGTAGTTGGTAACAACTTCATTTTGTCTGGGAAAAAAATAAAAGCTGCTAAATTGCTAAGAATGTGGCACATGGCAACTGGAGTATGACTGGAAGAAGTAGCCAGCTTCATTTCGCTTTTGGTCAATGCAGGTGTAATCAGGCCTATTTCCTCCTTATAAACAAGACGACTGGTCGACACTTTCCTATAAAGCTATCATAAGTATTATTATATCATTAATTTACGCAGGGGTCATGCGATGCGAAGACAGCAACGCCAAAGTCCCTTACCGCAAAAACAAAAGTATTGCTGTGCTTTTGCGCAAAACCAGGCCCCGATACTTTCACGGGCCGAGCGCATAAAGACAGGCAAATAAATTTCTCGGAGCAAAAGAAAATACTGTACTTAATTTAGTACGTACGGACGGTGAAAAAAAATAATGGTCGAGCCATCACACGCCGTCTGTTGCTTTGGGATCGGAAGGCTCTAGAATCCCCAGTACGACGGCCTCCACCTGGCGGCAGGCGACTGGACGGTGACCGCACCGCCACGGGCCCGCTCGCGGCAGCGTGCGCCCGCGGGGCCGCTCATTCGCGGTGCGCGAGAGCCGGGAGACCTGGGCGCCTGCCGGCACGGAGGCGGCACGCGTGGATCGGGGTCCAGTCACCAGTGGACAGTGGTGGCGCGCGATCGTCGTGCAGGTGGAAAAATCTGGCCGTGGCTGGCATCGCAGCTGGCAGCCCTCTCGGCTCTCGCGGGCGGGACGGGATGGGATGGGACCGTGCCGCGGGCGTGCGGCCCGCGGCGGCTTCCAGCTTCCTGCCACGCAACAGACGACTTGACTCAGTCCATGTGACCATATCTGCCCGTGACGTGACCGTGAGTTCTGAGGAGTGAGCATCTTCATCTGTGCTCACAGACTGACAGTGGCGCGGAAACACGAACATTTGGCATGAATTCGGTTCaggtcttgttcgtttgtgtcggattggtgggtcggaacgattcctagccggattgcttctctaatttatataaactttgattagctggaacaatTCTGGGTGTAATCCGACGTAAACGAACAAGGGCTCAAGCAGTCCAAACATTAGTGTTCGTGGTTTGGACGTCTGGCACCTTCTGAGCCAGCGGCGGCCTAATTGGTCAATTGTTCTGAACACCACGATGCATCTACCTGGTTGGCGAACGGCGATCCATCGTCAAAACTCAGAACAGTGATGGCGTAATAGTTGACCGTGCGGCATCGTTGCTGTCTTGATCGGGTGTTCGCACGCTGTCCATTTCTGATTGATTCATGCGTACAGAACATCATATCTGATGCATATATAATAATTTAATATATGCACCAAACTCATATACACTTGATATGTTCTTCTATAGTCTATAGAGCAGCTGAACGCTGACAACAAAGAGCGCCGACGGTGTGGCTAGCATGACTGCAAGTCTAGAAGATGTCTCCACAAGATACACATACGGtacaaagagagagagagagagtgaaagCAAGAGGAAGGTACTCACAGTACTCCGCGTCTTAGACGAAGAGAGTTGGTTAAACCATTTTATTTTGTTCGGAGAGCAAGGAATTTGCAGATCTGTCCGTGAAAGACGAGACAGTGGTAGCTGCTCGATTATTAGGCAGAGGGCTAAGGCTATCCGCAACCATTACCCCTAAacttttccccctatatcactttttcccTCTATTTTTCCACCTATTTTTTCATcttccgcagcggttccccctaaatactcccctataccccactacaactataaaatatcattttctatatcaactatcaattttttatctactaacaattactcgtggacccacagcacagtgtttagggtgatgaacagtgacacactagatctggggggagagagaaggggaccgacacgtagggagcgctgtagggggcaccgctgTGGCCGTAGGGTGCCCCCTACAGCCCCTACGCAAGGGGAGGGGGATGGTGAGGGGGCTGCGTTGCGCACAGCCTAAGACAATCACTTGGCAGTAAACGACGCAGTGCTACGTGCCTAGCCAGACACGGAGCACTCCACGGCCACCAAAATGACATATTTTTAATTTGAAGTAGAAAATAAGATTAAGGAGGTGTTTGGACTTTGGAATGGTTCCATATTTCCGCTCCAGTGTGAAACAGTAATTTATAATGTTAATTTAATTAGTTTTAACATTATTTTAATCTAAACAATAAATAAAATGACTTGTATAAATATCTTTTAAACATGTGTAGACCTATTTAAACATTGGGTTAGGTTGGGTTGGGTCGGTGTCAGGTCAGGCCGTGGGTCATTTGGCACCGACAGTATACGTTTCTTTTCTAAGTGTCGGGTTGGCCCGAGTTTCCCTATTGTGGGTGTTGGGTCGGAGGTTTTTTTGGAGGGTTAAGCCGGGTGTTTTGGCTTTGTGTCGGATTTTTCAGGTTGGGTCGGATTATGTGTAAAAACCATAGCCTATGCTCGATCAATAGATTGTTGCAGGTTAAAAGCTATAGTCTATATCCGCTCGTAGCATTGATCAAATCAGGTCGAATcgtgttttttttttaaaaaaaaattaaaGGTGAGTCGGGTCGGGTGATCCATGTTGAAGTCTAAATAAGTGCTAAATTTTAGCACtttacgtttaacattttttgtttaGATCACCAAGTGTTAGTAGCTTAAAAAtttagtgctaaagtttagctctaTAGAAGTCAATTAGTGATTTATCCGTCTTGGTTGCACGTGACAGCATGGGAGTAGACTGATGATAGGTAGGCAGGCGGGCCAAGGAGGAGGCAAGGATACCaattttttttgtattttagccattTTTCGGGGAAAAAAAACATATTTggaccctagaaaattttaattGTATTTttagaccctttgctcggcgccatagcctatggcgcctaggtaacacagctcggcgccataggttatGGCGCCGAGATACGTGCTGCGTTGGCACAACCCGAACGCCGTGGCGTTGACGTGGCAccaagctcggcgccacagatcttggcgccgagctcggttgtgttATCAACAGTTTTGTTGCAAAGAAATAGCACAAAGCTATCTAGCTCAGTTGGTGGAGCACACGGTTTTAAACCATGAGGTTGGGGGTTTGAGCTCTATAACTTGCCCAGATTTTTTTTATCTTTTAAATAACTCATTAGGTATACTATTTGGAATGCAGGATTATTATATAAATCAATACAGTCCAAGCTGGCGGTAAAAAGATCCTTTGAATATTTAGCAGCAACAGGCTTGTCATCTATATGGTTGCACAGCCCCCTCCGCGCTTCTGCTCCAGTGTCCAGCATCAGCCAGTATGCTTGTCATCTATCCAGCTACAGCAGCGTCATGAGTTACCTAATGAGTTATTGATTTATATAATAATCCTGCATTCACCAACACAAATATATTGATTTATATAATAATCCTGCATTCCAAATAGTATACCTAATGAGTTATTTAAAAGATAAAAAAATTCTAGGCGAGTTGTAGGACTTGAACGCCCAACCTCATGGTTTAAAACCCTGTGCTCCACCAACTGAGCTAGATAGCTTTGTGCCAATTCTTTGCAACAAACTATTGATAACACAACCGAACTcgacgccaagatctgtggcgccgagctcggtgccacgtcaaCGCCACGGCGTCCGGGTTGTGccaacgcagcacgtacctcggcgtcataacctatggcgccgagtaaagggtccaaaaatgcaaTTAAAATTTTCTACGGTCCAAACGTGTTTTTTCCCGAAAAATGgccaaaatacaaaaaattcgggcaAGGATACAGAGTTACTGACACAGGTCGAGACGAGGCGGATAAGCAATATGTGCGGGCGATCATAAAAGCCGCCCAGTCGGGCACCCGTTCTGACTTCTGACGGGACCTGCTGTAGACAATTACGGAGCCCAGCTGCCCAGGGGCCAGGGCATTCAacttttttgcattttagcccttTTAGGGTTTTTTGCACAAATATGCCCTttgcagtttcatttcaaaaaatagaccctttgctcggcgccatcatCACTGGCGCCGAGGCAACTCATAGTGGCGCCACCTTCTTTAGCGCCAGCATTTTCGTACGTGGCAGCTGACGTGTCGGGGTCATgggggtcggcgccatagatcttggcgccgaccccctaTCGACGGCAAAAATCCTGTCAGGgggtcggcgccacagatcttggcgctgaCCCCCTTTATACCGGTCAAACTGGTCAATTAGTTTTTCATGCCGCcgccaaaattctcttgctcgccGCCCCACTCACCCGAGCTCGCCGCCGTCGCGCCTGTCGCCCCCGCGCCCGCTGCCCCGAGCTCGCCCGGCGACGCCCCCTTCCCCGCGCCCGCCGGCCCACTCACCCGGCGGCGCCCTCTTCTCCGCGCTCGGCGCGCCCACCCCCgcggccgccgcccctgccccgagctcaccgcgccgccgcccgccgcccCGAGCTCGCCGCGCCCACCCCCGcgaccgccgccccctgccccgcgccaGCTCCCGCCCCTCGCCCCGTGGTTGTCGGCCCCCGCCCCCGCggacgccgccccctgccccgccggcctCTCGCCCGCCGGCCCCCGTGCCCGGCGACGCCCCCGCTGCCCGGTGACGCCCCCGCTGCCCGCAGGCCTCGCAGCCGCCGTCCCCCGGTCGTTTAAGTAATTTTTTAAGCATTTAGTTATTATTTTTAGTTATTGTGTTAGCATTTTTGTTAGGTATGTTAGTTTTGTTGCTATAAAAAGTTGTTTGTTGAATGTGATTGTcgtgaaaatgaatttgataaatgctaatttgattgaatATTATGAAAGTGAGTCAAATGTGCATGTTTTTGTAGGATGGCACAGTTCCACCTCCTCGACCCGTTCTACGACGAGAGCCACCGGGGGCGCCTTCTGTCGGAAGGCCAGGTATTGAATTGTAAATTTTTTTGTAGAATTGTTGTTGTACAAATGGTGTTGCTAATATAATATTTTTCCGTGTAGGACCTAGCAACGCTTCGTTCTAGGACACACAATGGGTTCCTAGACATGGTGTTCGACGACAGGTACACTAATTACCTCAGACGAGCAGGTCTAGATGTAATATCGTACCAGTTACGACGCGGGTTGCCTACTATTGACTCGGCGGCCATTACTGCACTTGTGGACAGGATTGTTAGGATTTTGTAAAATTATTCTTGAATCATTGAGCTCGTTTACACTAATTTTTTTTTAATTATGTAGGTGGCAGCCAGAGACACATAGTTTTCATCTTCCTTTTGGTGAGATGACAGTCACATTAGAGGATATATAGAAGATACTTGGACTCGATGTTGGTGGCAGAGCAGTGACAGGCCAATGTGACTCTGACGGTTGGAGGGCTAGAGTTGAGGCCTTTCTTGGTAGAGAGCTTCCTGCTGAGGGCGTTGAAAGGACTGCTGGAGTAGGCATCACATGGCTCCGTCAGTCTTTTGGTGCGTGCCCTGCTGATGCTGATGAGGGTACAGTCCAGTtctattgtcgagcttggatccTGCACATGTTTGGTTGTGTCCTCTTCCCAGACGCCATAGGAGACTGCGCGTCATGGATGTACATCCCATGTCTATCCGACTGGGATACAGCTGGACACTATAGTTGGGGCTCCGCTGTGCTTTCTTTTTTGTACCGACAGCTTTGTGAGGCTTGCCGTCGTACGTCCTCCTCTTCGTCTATAGGCGGTTGCGTCTACCTCCTGCAGATATGGATGTGGTACGTCTTCAGAATTTTATTTAATAAGGCTATATTACTTACTAACATTAATTTCATTTTGTAGGTTTCGCATACCAGTTGGTCGACCACGTGTTTTCCAGCCTAGACCCTGTCCATGGATGATTTATGGAAATGAACATCTTCGACGGACGTGTGCTTATATTTGGGACCAAGTGGCAGCTCCTTTTGCTAGAGCTAAGAGGGCATACATGGAGTATGTTAACGAGTTTGACACGCTTTCTGCCTCTAGCGTAAGTACTCAACATGTATATTTTatcattatgaaatttgttttatTATACTTAACATAGATTGCTTCATTTTTATTTCAGGTCACATGGCAGCCATACAACGCACCTGAGTATGCTGGGATGATCTTTAGTGAAGTATGCAGCAGTGAAGATGAACTCTATATGTTGCAATGTCCTTTGATCTGTTTCTGGTGTGTTGAGTGGCACCTACCTCACAGGGTTCAGAGACAGTTTGGTAGGAACCAACTATGGCCGGTTGAAGATATTCCTACTTCTAAGGAGCTACACAAGTAAGTTTGCAATCTATAAATCCAGTTTGCAATTTATAACATCAATCATTCGTAACTTTGTGTTCTTTATATGATATGATTTGTTTGTAGATTTGACCGACGAAAGCAAAAGAAGATAACGGACTTTCGTCAACATCATCTGATATTTATAAATGAATGGGAATCGGGTGCTGAGAATGTATATTCCAACGATGAGTTGCACAACAACAGTGACTACAGGTGGTACCAAGCTTGGTACCAGGGTGCGACTCGTTGTAAGCTTCGCCAGCAGTGGACAGTGGAAGACTACGCCGACATTGATTCTTCTGACGATGAAGAAACAGAGTATGACCTGTCCACTAGACTGGGAACCCAAGTGGAGGCGACACCCATATTAGATCGAGTGGTAAGTTTTACTCGA contains these protein-coding regions:
- the LOC103632899 gene encoding phosphatidylinositol 4-kinase gamma 7-like isoform X1, which translates into the protein MSRDLDCPVQTQMAVAVLDRSFSSEYPGGSRTEGRQLSWKRVFVQTDNGSVLGIELERGENVQTVKKKLQIALNVPTDESSLTFGDLVLNDDLSSIRNDSPLLLKRNQIHRSNSTPCLSPTGQDVWQRDRSGPIEILGCSSPSSRMKQIAKDVIKAIMNGVDPVAINSGMGGAYYFKNIWGERVAIVKPTDEEPFAPNNPKGFVGKALGQPGLKRSVRVGETGFREVAAYLLDYDHFANVPPTMLVKITHTIFNVNDCVGCKSKVFCNKSESVSKIASLQEFIPHDFDASDHGTSSFPVSAVHRIGILDIRIFNTDRHAGNLLIKKVGPGADNFGEQTELIPIDHGLCLPECLEDPYFEWIHWPQSSVPFSVEELEYIAKLDPIKDAEMLRVELPMIREACLRVLVLSTVFLKEAAAFGLCLSEIGDMMSRQFTAKEEEPSQLELLCMETRKWVEERELFLPDEAGVEDGDDDFTQFPLDSDAFEPPAFCKFGSVKTSSRNPLSKLDECDEEDGDLSEEEGEHGDVLTSGALPQKVPPISKLSSSMKGLGFIGKSKPYRTGGVPKGKVTGRTNYSGKASEHQSGSRSANELLPPSASFVKLSDMSRKEWSAFLEKFQELLPSALRTRKHSAGVGQRPMPRLGTSCQF
- the LOC103634188 gene encoding serine/threonine-protein phosphatase 7 long form homolog, whose product is MFGCVLFPDAIGDCASWMYIPCLSDWDTAGHYSWGSAVLSFLYRQLCEACRRTSSSSSIGGCVYLLQIWMWFRIPVGRPRVFQPRPCPWMIYGNEHLRRTCAYIWDQVAAPFARAKRAYMEYVNEFDTLSASSVTWQPYNAPEYAGMIFSEVCSSEDELYMLQCPLICFWCVEWHLPHRVQRQFGRNQLWPVEDIPTSKELHKFDRRKQKKITDFRQHHLIFINEWESGAENVYSNDELHNNSDYRWYQAWYQGATRCKLRQQWTVEDYADIDSSDDEETEYDLSTRLGTQVEATPILDRVGNTLRRSVEDIDCQLLTVGDSSMRNFLQAPTWSCCSLWLQD